CTTATTCTCCAAGTGTGCTCTTTATGTGTTGATATCAAAGAGGTGGAATACATTGCTCACTTTTgttcccagctttctttttggaaATCTGCCTGCCTCCTTCCTGTTGGATGTTAGTGGAACAGCTGTTTCTAAGCATAAAGGAAGTCTGTCCAGAGGACAAAGGAAGTTCAGACTGAGGAGCAGTCCGAAGAACTGCCCAATAGTACCCTGGGTTTGGGGCTTTCCTGTGCCTTTACTCAAGGTACATGGGGTTTATCCTTGATGTATGCTGTCTTGTGGTTTGGGCGTTCACCAGCATTGAACTTACTTGAGTGGACAGTGGTGtcgttttaatccatttttatagTGTGTAAATTTTGGTACTATGATAGGTGGAAGCCACTTACTCTTCATCTGCCCTTCTTTCAGTATCTGGCACCAATTCTGGCCCAGTCATTTGTGATCCATGGCTCTTGTGATATGCCGAAGATTTCCAGGCAGTTTCTGTGGAATGCCTTCTCATCCAGCTCTAATCAAGAACCATGTAAACAAGAAATTGCTTGGTCAAACCAGTGAGGACTGTGTTCTGACTGCCAAAATGATCAGTTCTGACACCAGAATGGCAGCCACTCTCAAGCTGTTAAAACCTTTAAGATATCGAGCTTTTTGCAATCCTTTTACCTACATTGCAACCCAAAGTGTGGCATGTTGGAATATGAGAAGCTGCACATGGCGCAAAGGACAGGACTCTCCAGAAAACAGCCTCTGCCATCCTGCCAAAAAAGTTAACATTTGTAGCACCTCTGCTTCTGGGAGAATTCTGACAATTAGCAGTACCCTCCCCGGTTTGGAATTCAGCAGGGCTTCTGCCTCTAAGGCCAGCACGTTGAAGCCGGGCTCACCCAGGGCCATGAGAGTTGATGAAGAGGATGTAGAAACTTTTGATTCCTTTGAAGACCCTCGAGTTTTCCTACAGCTAAGACCAGAATACCAGCTTCACAGCTATAACAGGTCTGAGACTTGTCAGCCCCTGTCTGTTTCAGAAGGTGAACTAATTTTGCACAAAGTCACAGTTTATCAAGATAATCTCCAGCCTCAAATTATTGCTGACTATTTTTGTAAGCTGAGCTCTTTGCCTGCAGAGCAGCATCCTGTTTTGCTGTCCAGTGCCAGCTTTGCTCTGCTCTGCCAGCTGAGTGTGAAAAACATAAATCTCTTTGATGCCCCAGATCTGATCAGTATTTTGAAAGCCTTTGTCAGTTTAGGAATTCCTCATTCCCATTCAATGCTAGATGTGTTTGAAACCAAATTTTGCCATAAGGTATGGGAGGTGAGTCTGGATCAACTTCTCTTGGTGGCTGACCTCTGGCGGTACTTGGGCCGCAGAGTACCtcggtttttaaaaatcttttttagttATCTTAATTTGCACTGGAAAGAGCTATCCTTGTCCCAGCTGATTCACTTAATTTATATTATAGGTGAAAGTCGTCAGGCACCCCAGGACCTAATGAAAAAATTGGAATCATTAATCCTCAAGTATATAGATTTGATTAATTTAGAGGAGGTTGGTACAatctgtttggggttttttaaatctAGTAGTAGTCTCTCTGAATTTGTCATGCGGAAAATTGGAGACCTGGCTTGTGCTGACATGCAGCATCTGAGTAGTTATGCCTTAGtgaatattcttaaaatgttccGTTTCACTCATGTGGATCACGTAAATTTCATGAAGCAGTTTGGACAGATTGCTCCTCAGCGAATTCCTTCCCTGGGAGTTCAAGGTGTCATGCACCTGACTCTTGCCTGCTCAGCCTTACGCATCCTGGACGAAGGAGTAATGAATGCTGTAGCTGCTTCTTTGCCTCCTAGGGTAGCATACTGTCGAAGTAAAGATGTTGCCAAGATTCTGTGGTCATTTGGAACTCTGAATTATAAGCCACCCAATGCAGAAGAGTTTTATTCTAGCCTGATAAATGAGATTCACAGAAAGATGCCTGAGTTCAACCGATACCCAGAACACCTGCTCACCTGCCTGCTGGGCCTGGCATTTTCTGAGTACTTTCCAGTAGAGCTCATAGATTTCGCTTTGAGTCCAGGGTTTGTCAGGTTAGCTCAAGAGAGAAGTAAGTTTGAGGTCACCAAGGAGCTTTATACTCTTGATGGTACAGTTGGCATTGAGTGTCCAGATTACAGAGGCAATCGTCTTAGTTCTCACCTTCAGCAAAAGGCATTGGAAATGCTGTGGAATTTAGCAAGGAAGGATATGAACTCAAAGCCTGAATTCCTAGAAGCTCTCTTTTTACTTGAGACCATGTTGGGTGGGCCCCAGTATGTCAAACACCATATGATTTTGCCTCATACCCGATCTTCTGATTTAGAGGTTCAGCTTGATGGTAACATGAAGCCATTACCATTTAACAGAGAAGCCACACCAACTGAAGATGTAGCCAAATTAAGGCTTAAGCATGTGGGAATCAGCCTTACAGATGATTTGATGAATCAGCTACTAAAAGGGAAATCAGGAGGGCATTTGCAGGGGGAAACTGAGTCAGACAGTGGGCAGCAGCCCATGAAATTAGAGGAGGAGGCGGCCATACCTATGGGGGGCTCCCTTTGCAATACGGCAGACAGATTGGAGGCCATGGAGATGGCTGGCCTGTGCCCCCCGGCCTGCAGACAGGCCCCACAAGTGAAGCTGGCTATTCAGTTGACAAACAAGAACCAGTATTGCTATGGTTCCAGGGATCTGCTTGGACTACATCATATGAAGAGGCGGCAGCTGAATCAGCTTGGATACCATGTGGTGGAGTTATCTCACTGGGAATGGCTCCCACTACTGAAACGAACTCGCTTAGAAAAGCTGGCCTTTCTCCATGAGAAAGTGTTCACCTCTGCTCTCTGAAGGGCCTTCTGGGTCATTTCTAGTCATAAATGCTGTAGATGTGCACTGTGCCAGTTGTTGTGAAACAGTTATAAAAGCCAGAATGTAGATTTGGTAATAAAATCATCTGTTGAGGAGACTTGGTTGTGTTCTTGTCTGTGGCAGATAGAAGCTAGCATACGTTAGTTACTGTGAATTAATTGTAACCTGGTTCAGTTGTATAAGTTTCTGTTAATTTGTGCAGGTAAATAATAAACATCTTAAAATGTCTTATGGTCAAGTAACTCCTATctcattttcctttcagtttaCTGGCCTCATCTCAtggttattttgaatttttaggaCAGGAGTGTAGTCAGGCATTGTCTAAAGCTCATTTTAAATAAGTGATTTTCTTATACTTTGTTTTAAGTAAGAATCTTTTACAGCTTCACTTACATTTCACCATTTTTCCCCCATTCAtgttttcttcacaccctctaaAATTAAAGTCCTTTTCATTTTCGTTTAGATTTGGTTGGTTGTCGTTGGTTGCTCGTTCTTCCTGTTTCAAAGAGCCATTTTAGAATTACCTTAATATCTTCCTCTTAGCTCCCTTGTCTGCATTTCTACTTCTCTTATATAATTCCTCCTCGCCCCACTCCCAAGgatattttctccttaaaattgGACCTAGAAGAGTAGAATTACATGAGTGCCTGTTgggccagtggttcccaaatctgATGACCAGGCAGAATGTTTTTCATGGCAAGTAGCTCTGACAAGAAGGAAATGTATTACTCCCATAATAGGTAGTCTAGGGGGCTTCAGGTTTGTATTAGAGCCACAAGCATAAgaagattatatatatgtaagaaaCTTGATACAGGTAACTTTTATAAACACTTGGGGTCTAtgagaatttgttttaaaatggacTCCTCCCACCATTATTTAGGTTTCCTCTCAAAAGTCATTTCCCCATCCATGCTAACTAAAATTACCCCATTGGCCTTTGATCATGCTCTATCACCTTCAGCTTCATTATCCTCATTGCATTCAGCAGTATcagaaattattctttatttacttACTGGTTTCCCTGTTGGAAGGTAGCTCCTTGAGTTAACTTTGTCTAGAATTTATCTGCAGTGCCTAGAATGGGTCCTGGGACATAATAATGTTTAGTGAGTGTGGTCGGGGAATTTAGAGTGGTTAGGCATTGCTGGAGAGTTGGGGGTAGAAGGAAGGTAGAGGGTGGGGCTAGAGAGAGAGAATATCTGGGTTACAAGCCTTATGGCCTTGCTAAAGAGCCTAGGTTTACAGGGGCTAGAGTGCCTCTCAAGGGTCTAAGTCGGGGAGTAATTGGAGAGATTCATGTTTTAGAAACGTTAGGTAAAAAGCAGGATATAACTAGATTGAGTGGTGGGGGTGTGTGAGATCAATCAGGGAGAGTATTTCACAAATGTGTGCTCATGTGAGAGACAATGAAGGCCCAAATTATGGGAATGGAAAGTTTAAGTTTCGGAGATGTTTGGAAGGGGAAAAAGATCAATACTTGCTAATTGATCAGTTTGGGGAATGATGATTTTAGTGCCTAGATTGATAGGGAGTCAGCAACTAAAATTGAGACTAAAGCAGGAGATGTGTTTGGGTACAGAGTTAATGCTGAGTCTGCCCGGATCATGCTGAGATGGGCCTCTAGGCAGAAGGGTCCAGGCTGGGGTCTCAAGTGGGCATGAGGTCAGATGGCAGAACCATGAGTGAAATTTCCTAGGACAGGTGGAAAGTAGGTTATTGCAGGTAGGGAGGGGAAAAGATGACCAAGAGTAGAATACCAGAATTTATAGGGAGGGCAAAGCAAAGGGATCCAGTgataaaggcaggaaaagaacaGTTAGGTAATCAGACTTAGGAAAAAATAGGGGCATAGAAGTAAGTCTGGGCTCCCCAAGACCACTTTTACTAGAATGATTcacaaaactaagaaaaatttagagttatggtttattatagtgaaaggatacagattaaaatcaaaagaaaaaggcaCATAGTGTAGAGTCTAGGAGAGGCCAGTCACAAGCTTTCAGTTGTCCTTGTCCGGTGGAGACTTACAGTCTGCTCTTAATTCATCCCAACAATGATGTTTGCCAATATGTACAGATATTGCCAGTcagggaagctcacctgagtCTTGGTGTGCAGGGTTGTTATTTGGGGTCAGTCATGTAGACATGGAGTGAGTGCCCACATGGCTGATCTTAGTTACTCAGTCCCCAACCCCTCCAGAGGTCCAGCTTATACAGCATGACACAAGGCTCCCACCATAAATTACTTTGTTACTGTAAACTATCTGGTGTGGCCCGAGGTCCTAGATGTATATAAAACAGTCTTATCAGGCACAGTGTTCCAAAGGCTTAGAGATTATATCCCAGGACTTGGTGAAGTTTCTTTGGAATGTGCAAGACTTGAATACCCCAAACCTGCTGAGTTAACCTTTCACTGCACAGAAGCCAAGGGTAAAGAGTATTTCAAGAAGGAAAGGGATTGTATAGTCAGTTGCTAGGGAGAGAGCAATTAAGGCAAGAACTGAAAAATCTTCAGTCAGTTTAGCAACTTGTATATCACTGATGACCTTAACAATAGCAATTTGAATTGAATTGTCAGGGCAAAAGCTAGACTGCACACCTGTTGAATGAGTGGAGTTAAGGAATGGATTGCAAATATTGAGGCAATTCCTTGGGAACCTTTGAAGGGATGGGGAAACTTGAGCAGGATTTAGAATGGGACTaggattgccagataaaatatagtatggtcagttaaatttgaatttcagataagtaGTGAATAATGTTttgtaaaatacatgtaaaattggctattttaaacaaagtgtacaattcagtgatattTAGTACATTGATAGTGTTGTGTAACCAGTCATCACTATCTACTTGCAGAACAGTTTCTTCACCCCCAAAGGAAACTCCATACGCATTAAGCAGTCACCCCACATTTCCCCCTTCCTCAGACCCTGTCCACTAATCTgctttgtctctatggatttgcatatatggatatttcatataaatgaaattgtacAATATGcagctttctgtgtctgacttctacttagcataatattttcaaggttcatccatgttatagcatttactagtacttcattcttttttatggccaaaaaatactccatttcatatatatacaatatcttatttatccactcatcagttgatggacatcgggttgttttcacattttagctattatgaatagtgctgctgtggacaCTCATATAcaaatttttgtttgaacacctgttttcagtacttttgggtatatacctaggagtgaaattgctgggtcatgtattaattctatgtttaacttattgAGGAGCCACCATACTTCCgcagtggctataccattttacattcctaccagaaaGTACtaggtttccaatttctccacatctttttttttgtttgttttgtttttgtttttttgtttttgcggtacgcgggcctctcactgttgtggcctctcccgttgcggagcacaggctccagacgcacaggctcagcggccatggctcacgggcccagccgctccgcggcctgtgggatcttcccggactgggacacaaacccgcgtcccttgcattggcaggcggactctcaaccactgcaccaccagggaagccctctccacatctttgctattttaaaaaaaatagccatcctagtggatgtgaagtgatatctcattgtggttttgatttgcatttccctagtgactgaTGATGTTTAGTAGCTTTTCAATCTTAATATCAAGTAttccaacccatgaacacaggatgtctttccatttacttagctctttaatttctttcctttttttttaaagaaaatattatttattgattgatttaggttgcgttgggtcttcgttgctgtgcacgggctttctctctagttgtggcgagtggggttctactcttcattgcggtgcgcgggcttctcattgcggtggcttctcttgttgcagagcacgggctctaggcatgcaggcttcagtagttgcggcgcacgggcttagctgctctgcggcatgtgggatcttcccggaccagggctcgaacctgtcaGATTTTTTACTTGGATGGACCAGTAACTCAATTTAGAAATTATAAGAAGTATTGTACTTCTTTAAAAGCTGAAATGCCCAATTTATGAAATTGCTCAGTGCCTTGGTATTCCACCCACTCTTTGATGCTAAATGCTTTTCTCTTATTTGacaggtaatctttttttttattctgtaaccTGTTTGACCCTAGTCTTTAAAATATGTGCACCTGCCAGAATTACTTTCCATTACATTTTCATGAGACTCAAAAATCAGCTTGTATAGCTCAGCTATGGCAACTTCTTTGTAAGCCAAAGGAAGATGGATGCACACGTGTCCAGAAAGTGTCATGGTCACCTTATTCACTTCTAAGTTATCCCTCCACACTTCCCCACCTCTAGGTTCTGAGTCATCAGCAACAAAAAGGTTTGCTTGGCTGCTTTAAGCTCCTAGGAAGCACAGACAGAAACCTTCCAGATAGGATGTCCCAGTTtgcttgggacttccttggttttagcactgaaagttccACGTTCTGAAAAAAACCCTCAGTCCTGGGTATACCATATTGTTGGTCACCCTACCTCTGGGTCCCTTCTTAGTCCTTCCCTTGCATTTTCCCTTCCTCAGCCTGGTACagggaggcagaggagaaaggTCTGTCTCTGTGTGGACATCCAGTCCCGTAGGGGCTGTCAGCTGCAAGAAATACTCCAGAGCATGTATCTGGAGCctcattcttcttcctctttttaaaataaatttatttatttatttatatttggctgcgcccaggttttctctagttttggcgagcgggggctactcttcgttgcagtgcacaggcttctcattgaggtggcttctcttgttgtggagcatgggctctaggtgcacaggcttcagtagttgtggcatacgggctctctagagagcaggctcagtagttgtgtcgcatgggcttagttgctccgcagtatctgggattttcctggactagggcttgaacccacgtccccagcattagcaggtggattcttaaccactgcgccaccagggaagtccctcaagtttGTTTCTTATAGTGTGGGTAGTGAATTAAACTGGAGTCTTCAGTTGAGGAGCTTAGATCTGGGTGAGGAACTTTAAGACTTCTGTGGTAGTAGAGTATTTGGAGTTATAAAGGACAGTACAAGGGATCcttgtgatggaactgttctgtatcttgactttGGTACACACAAAGTGATTACATAAATCTGTGCATAGAATAAAATTGCACAGAACTTAATAAACAGGCACACACAAATGAGTACgtgtaaaactggtgaaatctgagtaGGATCAGTAGATCCTATCATTGTCAGATTCCTGGTAGTAATGTTGCACTATAACTATGCCTTTCCagccctgcttcctccagctaagTGGCATATTCAGCATTTCCTGGATTGGCCTCACGTTGTCCTGTTTCTGTGCCTTGAGTCTTACTGGTCCTTCTCCCTAGTGCCCTTCCTATTTTGTTCCTGTTCTTGTCTCTTGGCTCCTATAGTCAAGCACATACTGTACGATTTACCACTAGTATGTGGTATCTGTCCTTCAGAGTTGTCCGTGAGGTCAGACATGTGTCTTAGTTGTCTCTAGTTCAAACGCTACTCCTGTGAATTCTTCCCTGACTTCTGGGTATACCTTTGGCCaatgttttcagtctttttcatcaAAAGCCACAGTACATTTTATATTGAACCtagtatatatttgttatatgtatttgtataaaactgaaacaaaagtcTCCTGAAATAATGCACTATGTGCACTTTggtattttgtacttttttagttcatatttcttttcttcaacctataacttgattttaaaacaacaaattgaAAAACATTGATTAGaccatccttccctcctcttaATGTCATCTGTGAAAAGCTCTGTTACAAACCTTTGTATTCCATAATCACTGTTGGAAGGAAGTTTGTAATGCTTCAAGACTTGAGGACAGGACCgtgttatttaactttttttccccacaaaaagACTTATAGAGAATATTTACTGCAGCTTTTTTTcatagtaaaaaaattaaaaatataagtaatagGTCAATGGAGAAATAAACTGTGTTTTAGTCATACCGTGGAATACTATGAAGAAGTTAAAATGAGCAAACTAGATATACACATTTCAACAtgagaaaacttaaaataataatgcttAATAGAAAAGCATGTTGCAAGATAATACACGGTAAATTATCATTAAGGTACATTAATGAGACATGAACATGGCAGAATGTTAGCATTTACTAAATCTAGGTGGTGGGTAGAAGAATGTCTACTCTGTTATATTCTTTACCttttaatctaaaatattttgtaataaaaaaatctttgtaatgAAAATTGATATctgcttataaatatttattatcttactaTCTTATAAGGCCATATTGTCTGGCTTCAAGCTGCTTCTCTGAACTGCAGGGCACTTTAGCCATGGTCTGTGGTCCCCAGCTTATACTCAGACACAGTCTCTCTTGTACTTAGTTGCCAAATTTGGATAAGGAGTCTATAATTTGTAAGTATTCACTGGAGAGTGTTTGCAGTGAATTCAGGTAGCTTGGCTATTTCCTAGGCAGAGCTAAGGAGGCCGTCTTCCTGGATGAGActgtttgcattttcatatggtgagccattctttttcttctgtgttaaGCATTAAGGCAGGAAATACTTGCCTTAAAAGATCAGGAGTGTTGGaacaagagagaggaaaagatcaTGCACAGACCTCAGTGGCAACCGGAGTCGTATAGAATCCTACAGTGTTTGGACATCACTATTTCCTAAAGAAACAGATACCACGATTTGTAAGATTTTCTTTAAAGGATCTGCTACTCTAATCCTGTAACGGCACAGTCACTTGTTTCAGTTTGCTCTCCAGTCCTAATTTGTTTTCAGTCACTTTTTCCccagtcattattattattttattattgttattagacTATTGAAGAGTAGTTTTAGGCTTACAGGAAAATTGATCAGATAATACAGAGAGTACCCATATACGTCCTCTCCCTTGCATACagtttccctattattaacatcttgcattaatgtggtatatctattATAATTGGTAagccaatattgatatattatttttatctggcatccatagtttacattaaggtttattctttgtgttgtacagttctgTGGATTTTCACAAATGTATAATGCCATgtattacagtatcatacagaatagtttcaccacctgaccatttcatttttatctccACTCCAGTTCCTAGCATAGGGCTTGTAAATGTTACATGAATGTGCAGTGTtatctaaaattaaatatgaCCAATCAAATTCAGTAGagtttgaaaaacatttaaagaacaatcTTCCACAACCAACTAGAGCCTATCTTAGGAATAAAAAGATGGCTTAAAATTGgaaattttgggacttccctggtggcacagtggttaagaatctgcctgccaatgtaggggacacaggttcgattcctggtctgggaagatcccacatggcgcggagcaactaagcccatgcgccacaactactgagcctgcactctagagcccacgagccacaactactgagcccccatgccacaactactgaaacccacacgcctagagcccgagctccaaaacaagagaagccaccgcaatgagaagcccgcgcactgcaacgaagagtagcccctgctcgtctcaactagagaaagcctgcgcacagcaacgaatacccaacacagccaaaaataaataaataaatttatttatttatttaaaaaataaatatatctcattaatctgtcaaataagaaaaaaataaaactcaatataTAGAGACAATCAGAATTCAAAGCATATCCCTGATTTTCAAAAACCTATGAAAATCAGAGTGCTTTATTAACATAGAAAGAATATTTCAGTCTAACAGTCAGCATTATGTTCAAAGATGAAACACTAGAGGTGTTTTCTAATGGGAACAAAACAAGCATGGCAactctaatattattttatataattctggCAGTTCTAGCTAGTATAGTAAGATGAGAGACAGAAATAAGAGTTACCATTTTAAGAAAGAGGCTCTCATTATTATTGAGATTGTAGAACCTCCTGCCCCCACAAGTCCCTGAAACTTTGTTAAAATCAATGAGCTCAATAGGttaactgagggacttccctggtggtccaatggttaagactcctcacttccactgcaggggacccaggttcgatccctggttggggaactgagatcccttgagctgcgtggcacagccaaaaaaaaaaaaaagtaatcaaaagCTTTTACCAACATGTAGAATCAACATGAATGCAGACTTCTACAAATGTGGactgtcaggggcttccctggtggcgcagtgattgagagtcctcctgccgatgcaggggacgtgggttcgtgccccggtccgggaagatcccacatgctgcggagcggctgggcccgtgagccatggccgctgagcctgcgcgtccagagcctgtgctccgcaacaggagaggccacagcagtgagaggcccgcgtaccgcaaaaaaaaaaaaaatgtggactgTCAGATATATTAGCATTTCTGAATACCACAGTGATGTGGTTTTCAGAAGTGAACACTTCTTGGTAAAGACCTGAAGTAAAGTATGGTCTTCCTGTGGTTGACATGGAAGTTCCCTTCCTAGAAAATTCAGCATGTGTTAAAatcatgttaaaaaatattctggggcttccctggtggcgcagtggttgagaatctgcctgctaatgcaggggacacgggttcgatccctggtctgggaagatcccacatgctgcggagcaactaggcctgtgagccacaactactgagcctgcgtgtctggagcctgtgctccacaacaagagaggccatgacagtgagaggcccgcacaccgcgatgaagagtgacccccgctcgccgcaactagagaaaaccctcgcacagaaacgaagacccaacacagccaaatataaataaataaatttaaagatcttttaaaaaaaaaaaaattctgtgtttaTATGTAAAACTGACATAGGGGCTAGGCTGAGATAATAAACATTCACAGGTCTCATGGCTGATCTTCACTGTGCAGAAACTACTCACTAAAATGTTGCAGGATGCCCAACATGCCTGGCCTCTGCAAGTGGCACTTACTGAGCACGACAATACCAAGACCCCAGAGGGTGGCCCTGTAGCTATCGGGAGTTTTTCATGGCCTTGTCTGTTAGATGGAAAAGCATAGATGGCTGGCTGGCCTCATTCGAGGAGTTCAAATCCATTGGAGAGGCTTACCACTGGGAGGGATGTTTCTAGTGCCTTCCCTACTTCTCTACAGAGAAAGACGAAGGCTGTTGGACAttggaaaaagacaaaagaaagtctttttctttcagttttattgagctataactgacatataacattgtataagtttaaggtgtacaacatagtgatttaatatatgtatatattgtgaaatgattaccataataagcttagttaacatctatcacctcacatagttacttttttttttttttttgtcttgtgatgagaacttttaaggtctgtTCTCTTAGGAGCTTTCAAATGTACAATAcagtgttaactgtagtcaccatgttgtatgtacattacatccccagaacttatttatcttaactagaagtttgtacctattAACCACCTTCATCCATTTCCCTCACCCTGCTTATTGGTCATCAAAAtgactacagttgacccttgaacagcaccgGTTTGAACTATGCAGATCCACtcacatgtggattttttttcactaaatacatacGACAGTACCACACAATTTGAGTTTGGTTGAATTCACTTATGTGGAAACAATACAGAGGGCAGACTGTAAAGATAAACGTGGATTTTCAACACCTGTGTGGAGGGTCAGTGCCCTTAAACCCTGTGTTGTTGAAGGGTcaaatgtgtttgttttatttatttttggctgcattgggtcttcactgctgcccgcaggctctctctagttgcagtgagcagggtctactcttcattgcagcacgtgggcttcttattgcagtggcgtctcttgttgcagagcacaggctgtaggcatgcaggcttagttgttccacggcatgtgcgatcttcccggaccagggattgaacccatgtcccctgcattggcaggcagattcttaaccactgtgctaccagggaagtcccgagggtCAGTTGTATTTGGATTAGatgttcttttatatattttttgtttgtttgtttgtttaattttggctgtgttgggtcttcattgctgcgtgcgggctttctctagttgcagtgagtgggggctactcttccttgcggtgtgtggacttctcatctcggtggcttctcttgttgcagagcataggctctaggtgcgcgggcttcagtagttgtagcccgtgggctcagtagttgtggctcgcaggctctag
This region of Phocoena phocoena chromosome 15, mPhoPho1.1, whole genome shotgun sequence genomic DNA includes:
- the FASTKD5 gene encoding FAST kinase domain-containing protein 5, mitochondrial, coding for MALVICRRFPGSFCGMPSHPALIKNHVNKKLLGQTSEDCVLTAKMISSDTRMAATLKLLKPLRYRAFCNPFTYIATQSVACWNMRSCTWRKGQDSPENSLCHPAKKVNICSTSASGRILTISSTLPGLEFSRASASKASTLKPGSPRAMRVDEEDVETFDSFEDPRVFLQLRPEYQLHSYNRSETCQPLSVSEGELILHKVTVYQDNLQPQIIADYFCKLSSLPAEQHPVLLSSASFALLCQLSVKNINLFDAPDLISILKAFVSLGIPHSHSMLDVFETKFCHKVWEVSLDQLLLVADLWRYLGRRVPRFLKIFFSYLNLHWKELSLSQLIHLIYIIGESRQAPQDLMKKLESLILKYIDLINLEEVGTICLGFFKSSSSLSEFVMRKIGDLACADMQHLSSYALVNILKMFRFTHVDHVNFMKQFGQIAPQRIPSLGVQGVMHLTLACSALRILDEGVMNAVAASLPPRVAYCRSKDVAKILWSFGTLNYKPPNAEEFYSSLINEIHRKMPEFNRYPEHLLTCLLGLAFSEYFPVELIDFALSPGFVRLAQERSKFEVTKELYTLDGTVGIECPDYRGNRLSSHLQQKALEMLWNLARKDMNSKPEFLEALFLLETMLGGPQYVKHHMILPHTRSSDLEVQLDGNMKPLPFNREATPTEDVAKLRLKHVGISLTDDLMNQLLKGKSGGHLQGETESDSGQQPMKLEEEAAIPMGGSLCNTADRLEAMEMAGLCPPACRQAPQVKLAIQLTNKNQYCYGSRDLLGLHHMKRRQLNQLGYHVVELSHWEWLPLLKRTRLEKLAFLHEKVFTSAL